One genomic window of Luteitalea pratensis includes the following:
- a CDS encoding CsbD family protein, with the protein MADNTTHRDDSVGEELAATGQRVKGAVKEATGSMLGLGRMEVEGERENAEGRARQAANDALGDDRVTNRDTSGRLVTGLYESPAHAGRAYQDLTTRHGYTSEDVSVLMSDETRARHFGSATPGREFEAAAAHEAGSKATEGAGIGGATGLGVGAALGALLAAASSIAIPGLGLIVAGPIAGAIAGAGAGGAAGTLMGALIGAGIPEDRAQVYDRGIREGGIVLGTRARDDAHAAELERDLTTYGGRDILR; encoded by the coding sequence ATGGCAGACAACACGACGCATCGTGATGATTCGGTGGGAGAAGAACTCGCGGCCACGGGGCAACGGGTCAAGGGTGCGGTCAAGGAGGCGACCGGGTCGATGCTCGGGCTCGGCCGCATGGAAGTCGAGGGCGAGCGCGAGAACGCCGAAGGGCGCGCTCGTCAGGCCGCCAATGACGCACTCGGCGACGATCGCGTCACGAACCGCGATACGTCAGGGCGGCTGGTAACGGGGCTGTACGAGAGCCCCGCGCATGCCGGTCGCGCGTACCAGGATCTCACCACGCGCCATGGCTACACGTCCGAGGACGTCAGTGTGCTGATGTCCGACGAGACTCGCGCGCGCCATTTTGGCAGCGCCACACCGGGCAGGGAGTTCGAGGCCGCCGCGGCCCACGAGGCCGGCTCGAAGGCAACTGAGGGCGCTGGCATCGGTGGCGCAACCGGTCTCGGCGTCGGCGCGGCCCTCGGCGCCTTGCTCGCCGCGGCATCGTCGATTGCGATTCCCGGGCTCGGGCTCATCGTCGCCGGACCGATCGCGGGCGCCATCGCCGGCGCAGGTGCGGGTGGCGCTGCGGGCACGCTCATGGGCGCGCTGATCGGCGCGGGCATCCCGGAAGATCGTGCCCAGGTGTACGACCGTGGCATCCGCGAGGGCGGCATCGTGCTGGGGACGCGGGCACGCGACGATGCGCATGCCGCCGAACTCGAGCGCGACCTGACCACGTACGGCGGACGCGACATCCTGCGCTGA
- a CDS encoding carbohydrate binding family 9 domain-containing protein gives MHVSRARRMLAALVAGVACLAALPGTSSFAAAQTPPDAAATPAKVSLAPLVATRTTVAPTIDGVLDDAAWTAAPVQAGEDWRSYNPLYGDQIQQHTTVWIAYDATSIYVAFKCDDPDPSGIKTSVTRRDNIWPDDWVGLSLDALGTGQTSYHLMVNPNGIQLDMVNTISGNEDTSPDWVWDSAARPTPTGYAVEIRLPLQMLRFKGGEEVRMGVLFWRRVSRTGVSVAWPALQPGRWVFDTHAPLIFKDLQGVAVREVIPSVTYTHREERPNSERWLRDNGGEVGVSGKWGLSTTITLEATLNPDFSQVESDAVQVEVNQRYPVFFSEKRPFFMEGAAAFNLAGNAQGDASMLYAVHTRKIVDPILGAKLTGSAGRVTFASLTAVDQGPGRVEDLTDRLSGREKIWQIARAQVSLKPGSYAGAIGTFTELAGRHNAVGGVDLNLRLSQSQRFTGFVLASSTTHDAGSREGLGTQLTYGYSSQRVNAQGQFEHYDRGFVMDTAFLNRVGFTSGWGYVDYSFYPDKTKYPWIRRISPFTFLQAGHDRIAGGDEIISVTGVRLSFTRQGFVRVDRIFGQEPWQHQEYDNGRTRLQASGQLFRWLRPQARVNWGAATYYDALDPFQGRSLDTSAGALIQPNGRFSEDVEFQRIAFDRATTGERVYTVSLVNTRTTYQFTRALAARAIIQYDGQRERVLTDFLGSYEPRPGTVVFVGYGSLYERRLWQDDRWLEHQGEYLTTRRGFFFKASYLYRF, from the coding sequence ATGCACGTCTCTCGGGCGCGTCGCATGCTCGCCGCCCTGGTCGCAGGCGTCGCCTGCCTCGCCGCCCTTCCCGGTACGTCCTCTTTCGCAGCAGCACAGACGCCACCCGACGCCGCGGCCACCCCTGCCAAGGTCTCGCTTGCACCGCTCGTCGCAACCCGCACCACCGTCGCTCCGACCATCGATGGCGTCCTCGACGATGCCGCGTGGACGGCAGCGCCAGTCCAGGCCGGCGAGGACTGGCGCTCGTACAACCCGTTGTATGGCGACCAGATCCAGCAACACACGACGGTCTGGATCGCCTACGACGCCACCTCCATCTACGTCGCGTTCAAGTGCGACGACCCCGACCCGTCCGGCATCAAGACCTCGGTGACCCGCCGAGACAACATCTGGCCTGACGACTGGGTCGGCCTCAGCCTCGATGCCCTCGGTACCGGCCAGACCTCCTACCACTTGATGGTCAACCCGAACGGGATCCAGCTCGACATGGTCAACACCATCTCGGGCAACGAGGACACATCGCCGGACTGGGTCTGGGACAGCGCCGCACGCCCGACACCAACGGGCTACGCCGTCGAGATCCGCCTGCCCCTGCAGATGCTCCGGTTCAAGGGCGGCGAGGAGGTACGCATGGGCGTGCTCTTCTGGCGACGTGTCAGCCGCACCGGCGTCTCCGTCGCGTGGCCGGCGCTGCAACCTGGCCGGTGGGTGTTCGACACGCATGCGCCGTTGATCTTCAAGGATCTCCAGGGTGTGGCTGTCCGCGAAGTGATCCCGTCAGTGACCTACACGCACCGGGAGGAACGGCCCAATAGCGAACGCTGGCTGCGTGACAACGGCGGCGAGGTGGGGGTCAGTGGCAAATGGGGCCTCAGCACGACGATCACCCTCGAGGCCACGCTCAATCCCGACTTCAGTCAGGTCGAGAGCGACGCCGTGCAAGTCGAGGTGAACCAACGTTACCCGGTGTTCTTCTCGGAAAAGCGCCCGTTCTTCATGGAGGGCGCCGCTGCGTTCAACCTCGCCGGCAACGCCCAAGGCGACGCGAGCATGCTCTACGCCGTCCATACCCGGAAAATCGTCGATCCGATCCTCGGAGCGAAGCTGACCGGGTCGGCCGGGCGCGTCACCTTTGCCAGCCTGACGGCCGTCGATCAGGGGCCAGGGCGCGTCGAGGATCTTACTGACCGGCTGTCGGGCCGCGAGAAGATCTGGCAGATCGCCCGCGCGCAGGTGAGCCTCAAACCCGGCAGCTACGCTGGCGCCATCGGCACATTCACCGAACTGGCCGGGCGCCACAACGCCGTCGGCGGTGTCGATCTCAACCTGCGCCTCAGCCAGTCGCAACGGTTCACCGGCTTCGTCCTGGCATCGTCGACAACCCACGATGCGGGGTCGCGCGAAGGGCTCGGCACACAGCTCACGTACGGCTACAGTTCGCAGCGGGTGAACGCGCAGGGCCAGTTCGAACACTACGACCGCGGGTTCGTGATGGACACGGCCTTCCTCAACCGCGTCGGCTTCACCAGCGGCTGGGGCTATGTCGACTACAGCTTCTATCCCGACAAGACGAAGTACCCGTGGATCCGGCGCATCTCGCCGTTCACGTTCCTGCAGGCCGGACACGATCGCATCGCCGGCGGCGACGAGATCATCAGCGTCACCGGCGTGCGTTTGAGTTTCACGCGGCAGGGTTTCGTGCGGGTGGACCGCATCTTCGGGCAGGAACCCTGGCAGCACCAGGAGTACGACAACGGCCGCACACGCCTGCAGGCTTCGGGGCAGCTGTTCCGCTGGTTACGGCCACAGGCCCGCGTCAACTGGGGCGCGGCGACGTACTACGACGCCCTCGACCCGTTCCAGGGACGCTCGCTCGACACCTCAGCTGGCGCCCTCATACAGCCGAACGGACGGTTCAGCGAGGACGTGGAGTTCCAGCGCATCGCCTTCGACCGCGCCACGACCGGTGAGCGCGTCTACACCGTGTCGCTGGTGAACACTCGGACGACGTACCAGTTCACGCGCGCCCTGGCCGCTCGCGCCATCATCCAGTACGACGGACAGCGTGAGCGCGTGCTTACGGACTTCCTCGGCTCGTACGAGCCTCGGCCCGGCACCGTGGTGTTCGTAGGCTACGGCTCGCTGTACGAGCGCCGCCTCTGGCAGGACGACCGCTGGCTGGAGCACCAGGGCGAGTATCTGACGACCCGCCGCGGTTTCTTCTTCAAGGCCAGCTACCTTTACCGGTTCTGA
- a CDS encoding aminotransferase class I/II-fold pyridoxal phosphate-dependent enzyme, with amino-acid sequence MPQLQSLSTADLSSILQDVQRRYDAFRQRALALDLTRGKPASEQLDLSSALLGLPGEDDFLAADKTDTRNYGVLQGLPELRALLAPLFGTVPVQMVIGDNSSLALMHDAIAYSLLKGTVGSERPWVREPRVAFLCPVPGYDRHFSICQDFGIEMIPVPLNADGPDMDVVERLVGEDAAIKGMWCVPKYSNPSGAVYSDAVVERLAAMTTAAPDFRIFWDNAYAVHHLTDERIEIPSLIDACARHGHPHRAFVFGSTSKVTLAGAGVALFASSAENVKWFLGRMGKRSIGGDKVNQLRHVRALRDTAGLLALMDRHRAIVAPKFAAVADAFAAHLGGTGVASWLVPKGGYFISLDVLDGCARDFVKAAKDAGVELTPAGATHPLGQDPHDRTVRIAPTFPDLATVKVAAEGVALSALLVTTSALLAGRGVTTA; translated from the coding sequence GTGCCTCAACTCCAATCGCTCTCGACCGCCGACCTCAGCTCGATCCTCCAGGACGTCCAACGTCGCTACGACGCGTTCCGCCAGCGTGCGCTCGCTCTCGACCTCACGCGCGGCAAGCCGGCGAGCGAGCAACTGGATTTGTCGAGCGCGCTGCTCGGCCTGCCCGGTGAAGACGATTTCCTCGCGGCCGACAAGACCGACACGCGCAATTACGGCGTGCTCCAGGGCCTGCCGGAACTGCGCGCCCTGCTCGCGCCGCTCTTTGGTACGGTGCCGGTGCAGATGGTGATCGGTGACAACTCCAGCCTCGCGCTGATGCACGACGCCATTGCCTACAGCCTGCTGAAGGGCACGGTCGGCAGCGAGCGCCCCTGGGTGCGTGAGCCGCGCGTCGCCTTCCTCTGCCCGGTGCCCGGATACGACCGTCATTTCTCGATCTGCCAGGACTTCGGCATCGAGATGATCCCCGTGCCGCTCAATGCGGACGGACCCGACATGGACGTCGTCGAACGGCTCGTCGGCGAGGACGCCGCCATCAAGGGCATGTGGTGCGTGCCCAAGTACAGCAACCCGTCAGGGGCCGTGTACTCCGATGCCGTGGTGGAGCGGTTGGCGGCGATGACGACTGCGGCGCCCGACTTCCGGATCTTCTGGGACAACGCGTACGCCGTCCACCACCTGACCGACGAACGCATCGAAATCCCGAGCCTGATCGACGCGTGTGCGCGTCACGGCCATCCACATCGGGCCTTCGTCTTCGGATCGACGTCGAAGGTCACGCTCGCGGGCGCCGGCGTCGCGCTGTTTGCGTCGTCTGCCGAGAACGTGAAGTGGTTCCTGGGCCGCATGGGCAAGCGCAGCATCGGCGGCGACAAGGTCAACCAGTTGCGTCACGTGCGCGCCCTGCGCGACACGGCCGGCCTGCTCGCGCTGATGGATCGTCACCGCGCGATCGTGGCTCCGAAGTTTGCGGCGGTTGCCGACGCCTTCGCGGCCCATCTCGGCGGCACCGGCGTCGCCTCGTGGCTCGTCCCCAAGGGCGGGTACTTCATCAGCCTCGACGTGCTGGACGGCTGCGCGCGTGACTTCGTCAAGGCCGCCAAGGATGCGGGGGTCGAGTTGACGCCCGCGGGGGCGACACACCCGCTCGGGCAGGATCCTCACGACCGCACGGTGCGCATTGCGCCGACGTTCCCCGACCTGGCCACCGTCAAGGTCGCCGCCGAGGGCGTGGCCCTCAGCGCGCTGCTGGTGACGACGAGCGCGCTGCTCGCGGGTCGCGGCGTCACGACTGCCTAA
- a CDS encoding cupin domain-containing protein, whose translation MSEPTDIVIDVDRSAATLPDGVIGLGSISADVQDGCRVFVHYNGPTDQLSGMCAGMAVLDPGASPHPPHRHPEEEILVIAGGTGEIDCDGTVTQVGPGSMMFCAGGVLHGIVNTGPVPLTFYWSKWSARPGLPTP comes from the coding sequence ATGTCCGAACCCACCGACATCGTCATCGACGTCGACCGCTCCGCCGCCACATTGCCGGACGGGGTCATCGGCCTGGGGTCGATCTCCGCTGACGTGCAGGACGGCTGTCGCGTCTTCGTCCATTACAACGGGCCGACCGATCAGCTGTCTGGCATGTGTGCCGGCATGGCCGTGCTCGATCCGGGCGCATCGCCGCATCCGCCGCACAGGCACCCCGAAGAGGAGATCCTCGTGATCGCCGGCGGCACCGGCGAAATCGACTGCGACGGCACGGTCACCCAGGTGGGCCCGGGGTCGATGATGTTCTGCGCCGGCGGCGTGTTGCATGGCATCGTCAACACCGGGCCGGTGCCACTCACGTTCTACTGGTCCAAGTGGTCGGCGCGCCCCGGCCTGCCGACGCCGTGA
- a CDS encoding redoxin domain-containing protein yields the protein MSRLLLFSMVACLGTATLAAQGQPPAPATAPAAPAPPPQYSADLKVGDMAPAFSLPGSDGKTHSLSEYKGKTVVLAWFPKAFTGG from the coding sequence ATGTCCAGACTCCTGTTGTTCAGCATGGTCGCGTGCCTCGGCACGGCGACGCTGGCAGCACAGGGTCAGCCCCCTGCACCTGCGACTGCGCCGGCCGCTCCGGCACCACCACCGCAGTACTCGGCAGACCTGAAGGTCGGCGACATGGCGCCTGCCTTCTCGCTGCCGGGATCCGACGGCAAGACGCATTCACTGTCGGAGTACAAGGGAAAGACCGTCGTGCTCGCCTGGTTCCCGAAAGCCTTCACCGGTGGTTGA
- a CDS encoding alpha/beta hydrolase, whose product MTHARRGIAGTMLMVLLVGALAAALAWQTFKPRPLAVEPGKFPEVLVHARADDGVINGGAVFMPPKSAARPVAVIWVHGWGTNFYDPAYARIGRALAERGVTTMSINTRMHDLGTSATNVSGRRVRGGGYWGVTSEQSRDIAAWIEIAAEHGFSRVVLVGHSAGWPAVAAYQASSHDSRVVGLVLASGPVQPLHPPDDAALIKQATELVAAGKGDDLLRIPGRSFPSFISAATYLDQVHTPPALLDIFGVSSTDAAIASITCPLLAFFGTRDDVGGNADLAVVKATSRRLESGPSRITTATIARGDHMYSGEEAQVAQVIADWLDRVVTPSPAPTATNQNR is encoded by the coding sequence ATGACACACGCGAGGCGAGGCATCGCCGGCACGATGCTGATGGTGCTGCTGGTGGGCGCGCTGGCGGCGGCGCTGGCATGGCAGACGTTCAAGCCGCGGCCGCTCGCCGTCGAACCAGGCAAGTTCCCGGAGGTGCTCGTCCACGCGCGCGCCGACGATGGCGTCATCAACGGCGGGGCAGTGTTCATGCCGCCGAAGAGCGCAGCGCGGCCGGTCGCGGTGATCTGGGTGCATGGCTGGGGTACCAACTTCTACGACCCCGCGTACGCGCGCATCGGGCGCGCCCTCGCCGAGCGCGGCGTGACCACCATGTCGATCAACACGCGGATGCACGACCTCGGCACGAGTGCGACCAACGTGTCCGGCCGGCGCGTGCGCGGCGGTGGCTACTGGGGCGTGACCAGCGAACAGTCACGCGACATTGCCGCGTGGATCGAGATCGCCGCCGAGCACGGCTTCTCACGCGTCGTGCTCGTGGGCCATTCTGCCGGGTGGCCGGCCGTGGCAGCCTACCAGGCCTCGTCACACGACTCGCGCGTGGTCGGCCTGGTGCTGGCATCCGGGCCGGTGCAACCGTTGCACCCTCCCGACGATGCCGCCCTGATCAAGCAGGCCACCGAGCTTGTCGCGGCAGGGAAGGGCGACGACCTGCTACGCATTCCGGGACGCTCGTTCCCGTCGTTCATCAGCGCCGCGACGTACCTCGATCAGGTGCACACACCGCCGGCCTTGCTCGACATCTTCGGCGTGTCGAGCACCGACGCCGCCATCGCGTCGATCACGTGTCCGTTGCTGGCATTCTTCGGAACACGCGATGACGTCGGCGGGAACGCGGATCTGGCCGTCGTGAAGGCGACGTCACGGCGACTGGAGAGCGGACCCAGCCGGATCACGACGGCCACGATCGCGCGTGGCGACCACATGTACTCGGGTGAGGAGGCCCAGGTTGCACAGGTGATCGCCGATTGGCTCGATCGCGTTGTCACGCCGTCGCCCGCGCCGACGGCCACGAATCAGAACCGGTAA
- a CDS encoding (2Fe-2S)-binding protein, which produces MRTVARMTLTVNGRAWSGEVPDGTTLLDLLRDHATLTGTKYGCGEGQCGSCTVLADDKAVRACLTQASAARAVTTIEGLATGDRLHPVQQAFLDAQAFQCGFCTPGMIMGAVALLARTPRPTDDEIRHALDGHLCRCGTYPRIMRAVRAAGDALARQERRG; this is translated from the coding sequence ATGCGTACCGTGGCCAGGATGACGCTCACGGTGAACGGTCGTGCGTGGAGCGGCGAGGTCCCCGACGGGACCACCTTGCTGGACCTCCTGCGAGACCATGCCACGCTGACGGGCACGAAGTACGGGTGCGGCGAGGGCCAATGTGGCAGCTGCACGGTCCTCGCGGACGACAAGGCGGTGCGCGCGTGCCTCACGCAAGCCAGCGCCGCCCGGGCGGTGACCACCATCGAAGGACTGGCCACGGGAGACCGCCTGCACCCGGTCCAGCAGGCTTTCCTCGATGCCCAGGCGTTCCAGTGCGGCTTCTGCACGCCGGGCATGATCATGGGCGCCGTTGCGCTCCTCGCCCGCACGCCGCGCCCGACCGACGACGAGATTCGCCATGCGCTCGACGGACACCTGTGCCGCTGTGGCACGTACCCACGCATCATGCGTGCGGTGCGAGCGGCGGGGGACGCCCTCGCGCGGCAGGAGCGCCGTGGCTGA
- a CDS encoding peroxiredoxin — translation MAPAFSLPGSDGKTHSLSEYKGKTVVLAWFPKAFTGGUTAECKSLRESGPILKTYDITYFMASVDDLEQNTKFAQMHEADFPILADPSKATAMKYGVIRTDRPPDQQFAARWTFYIGPDGKILEIDKAPNTATAGQLMIAKLDALGVKKRAQ, via the coding sequence ATGGCGCCTGCCTTCTCGCTGCCGGGATCCGACGGCAAGACGCATTCACTGTCGGAGTACAAGGGAAAGACCGTCGTGCTCGCCTGGTTCCCGAAAGCCTTCACCGGTGGTTGAACGGCCGAATGCAAGTCGCTCCGTGAGAGCGGCCCGATTCTGAAGACTTACGACATCACGTACTTCATGGCCAGCGTCGACGACCTCGAGCAGAACACCAAGTTCGCGCAGATGCACGAGGCCGATTTCCCGATCCTCGCCGACCCGTCCAAGGCGACGGCGATGAAGTACGGGGTCATCCGTACCGACCGGCCACCCGACCAGCAGTTCGCGGCGCGCTGGACGTTCTACATCGGTCCGGACGGAAAAATCCTCGAGATCGACAAGGCGCCCAACACGGCCACCGCCGGTCAGCTCATGATCGCGAAGCTCGACGCGCTCGGCGTCAAGAAGCGCGCGCAGTAG
- a CDS encoding xanthine dehydrogenase family protein molybdopterin-binding subunit, which yields MAEDLRAAYKRRFDEDLEPETYTVVDALGDLTPDRRAFLKALGGGMLLLVTVRAQGVDVPVRVQVSDDGTYRAFTGKMDMGQGSRTLLTQAFAEELGVPLDRVVLVMGDTRLCPDDGGTWASITTPVTVPVIRKAAAAVRAVRAATPDGLVAPAAWRTLGQSVPNVTGLAIVTGAKAYPSDRRVPGLRQAAVVRSPNHKATLKTFDASAAERLPGVRVLRDGDLLATVAGDMATARRAAALVTAEWTPESLTPQGDWVALFRKTAVEPVEQPRARYPPLLRRGDVVAGLAGAVARQSSVYQVAPIAHVPLEPRAAIAEWNDDGVTVHSGVQAPFLCRQEVAKALDVPETRVRIVAADSGGAYGGKQRGECEVEAARLSRLAGAPVRVAWTREEEFTCSYARPAGLLDVESGVDAGGRLVAMRFANYNSGAAGLAPQYDIAHHWVGFYRTQSDVRQGSYRSLAAVANNFALESHMDEWAATLGLDPVAFRLRNITDARLREVIERSAARFGWKADAAARKSAPTRERTGSRRGVGMSCNLEKDARLALFVEVEVSGTDVRVVRMVATGDFGAALNPDALQNQMTGAIIQGLGGALWEQVTYDGTTQRTRRLSEYRVPRFRDLPDLDVQLIDRRDIEPAGAGESPITLTAPALAAAIFDATGERRRSLPLVAAR from the coding sequence GTGGCTGAGGATCTGCGCGCCGCATACAAGCGTCGGTTCGACGAGGACCTCGAGCCGGAGACGTACACCGTCGTCGACGCGCTCGGCGATCTCACGCCCGATCGGCGTGCGTTCCTGAAGGCCCTCGGCGGCGGCATGTTGTTGCTCGTGACCGTACGTGCGCAGGGCGTCGATGTGCCCGTGCGCGTGCAGGTCAGCGACGACGGCACGTACCGCGCCTTCACGGGCAAGATGGACATGGGCCAGGGCTCGCGCACCCTGCTCACGCAGGCGTTTGCCGAGGAGTTGGGGGTTCCCCTGGATCGCGTCGTCCTGGTCATGGGCGACACCCGGCTGTGTCCCGATGACGGCGGCACATGGGCAAGCATCACGACGCCGGTCACCGTGCCGGTGATCCGGAAGGCGGCAGCGGCCGTGCGCGCCGTGCGCGCCGCCACCCCGGATGGCCTCGTGGCTCCAGCAGCCTGGCGAACGCTTGGCCAGTCGGTGCCCAACGTCACGGGGCTCGCCATCGTCACTGGCGCAAAGGCTTATCCCTCCGATCGACGCGTGCCCGGCCTGCGCCAAGCCGCCGTGGTGCGCAGTCCGAATCACAAGGCGACGCTCAAGACGTTCGATGCGAGCGCCGCCGAGCGACTGCCAGGCGTCCGCGTCTTGCGCGACGGTGACCTGCTCGCCACTGTTGCTGGCGACATGGCGACGGCGCGGCGCGCGGCTGCCCTCGTGACTGCCGAGTGGACTCCCGAGTCGCTGACACCGCAGGGCGATTGGGTCGCGCTCTTCCGAAAAACCGCGGTGGAACCGGTTGAGCAGCCACGCGCACGCTACCCGCCACTACTGAGGCGAGGCGACGTGGTCGCCGGGTTGGCGGGAGCGGTTGCGCGGCAATCGTCGGTCTATCAGGTCGCGCCGATCGCCCACGTGCCGCTCGAGCCACGCGCCGCGATCGCCGAGTGGAACGACGACGGGGTCACCGTGCATTCGGGCGTACAGGCGCCGTTCCTGTGCCGTCAGGAAGTCGCAAAGGCTCTCGACGTGCCGGAGACGCGCGTCCGCATCGTCGCGGCGGATTCCGGGGGCGCCTATGGCGGCAAGCAGCGGGGCGAATGCGAGGTGGAGGCGGCGCGGTTGTCGCGCCTCGCGGGCGCGCCGGTCCGCGTCGCCTGGACGCGGGAGGAAGAGTTCACCTGCAGTTACGCGCGCCCGGCGGGATTGCTCGACGTGGAGAGCGGCGTGGATGCGGGCGGCCGCCTGGTGGCCATGCGCTTTGCCAACTACAACAGCGGCGCGGCCGGCCTGGCCCCGCAGTACGACATCGCGCATCACTGGGTCGGCTTCTACCGCACGCAGTCCGACGTCCGGCAAGGCAGCTATCGATCGCTCGCGGCGGTGGCGAACAACTTCGCGCTCGAGTCGCACATGGACGAGTGGGCGGCGACGCTGGGCCTCGACCCGGTCGCGTTCCGCCTGCGCAACATCACCGATGCGCGGCTCCGCGAGGTGATCGAACGATCGGCCGCTCGCTTCGGCTGGAAGGCTGATGCTGCGGCCCGCAAGAGTGCGCCCACGCGCGAGCGGACCGGCTCGAGACGCGGCGTCGGCATGAGTTGCAACCTCGAGAAGGACGCGCGGCTGGCACTGTTCGTGGAGGTCGAGGTCTCGGGGACCGACGTGCGGGTGGTGCGCATGGTCGCCACCGGCGATTTCGGCGCGGCACTGAACCCGGATGCGCTGCAGAACCAGATGACCGGCGCGATCATCCAGGGGCTCGGCGGCGCGCTCTGGGAACAGGTGACGTACGACGGGACCACGCAGCGCACCCGCCGTCTCTCCGAGTACCGGGTGCCACGCTTTCGCGACCTGCCTGACCTGGACGTGCAGCTGATCGACCGCCGGGACATCGAGCCCGCGGGCGCAGGCGAATCACCGATCACGCTGACCGCCCCCGCCCTCGCCGCCGCGATCTTCGACGCCACCGGCGAGCGACGGCGATCCTTGCCCTTGGTTGCCGCGCGCTGA